Genomic segment of Paenibacillus sp. FSL R5-0623:
TGGTTTCTCCGGCAGGCAAACTGCGGGCGTTGATGGATTTTGTCATCCCGCCGCGTCGTACAACAGAGGATGAATCGCTCGGTTATATGATTGAACGCCGTCTTGGAGCAGAAGTGCTGGAGAACTTGACGGAACCACTGCTCGCAGGAATCTATGCAGGTGATATGCGGCGATTGAGCCTCCAGGCTACCTTCCCGCAGTTCGGAGAAGTAGAGCGCGATTACGGCAGCTTGATCCGGGGCATGATGACGGGGCGCAAACCGGCTGAGACGCATACCGGAACAAAACGGAGCGCTTTTTTGAACTTTCGCCAGGGACTTCAGAGCCTTGTTCATGCACTCGTCCATGAGTTGCAGGATGTGGATCAACGTCTGAACACTGCGGTGAAATCGCTGCAACGCCTTGATGGAGCGCAGACCAGATACCGTGTTGAACTTGGTAATGGCGAAATGCTTGAAGCCGATGATGTAGTGGTTACTGTGCCGACATATGTCGCGTCGGAGCTGTTGAAGCCTCACGTGGACACAGCGGCACTGGATGCGATTAACTATGTGTCTGTAGCCAATGTAGTGCTCGCTTTTGAGAAAAAAGAGGTGGAGCATGTATTCGACGGATCGGGTTTCCTCGTTCCGCGGAAAGAGGGTCGGAATATTACGGCTTGCACGTGGACATCGACGAAATGGCTGCATACCAGCCCGGATGATAAAGTACTGCTTCGCTGTTATGTTGGTCGCTCCGGTGACGAACAGAACGTAGAGCTTCCGGATGAAGCGCTGACGAATCTCGTTCTCAAAGATCTGAGAGAGACGATGGGTATTGAAGCAGTGCCGATCTTCTCCGAGATTACAAGGCTTCGTAAATCCATGCCACAGTATCCGGTGGGACACCTTCAACATATTGCCGCTCTCCGTGAGGAGCTTGGCAGCAAATTACCGGGTGTGTACATTGCAGGTGCAGGTTATGAGGGCGTAGGCTTGCCTGATTGCATCAGACAAGCGAAGGAAATGTCTGTTCAGGCTACACAAGAGCTTGCAGCAGATTAAGTACAGCAAGAGAGCTGTCTCAAACGTAGAATTATCTACTGGAGAGATGGCTTTTTTTATATGAAGATCTGGAAGCTAACTGAGTTCATACCCTTTCAATCGATACAGTTCCAAGGAATGATGGAAATCCAGAATATGCCTGATATAATGGTATGTATGGCTGTGAAGAAGAAGAGGAGTTGCTTATGTATCCCCCAAGATCAGAGCGAAGTGTAAAGAAGAAAAAAGGAAAACGCACCCGCAATACAATCATCTGGACAGTTAATATTGTATTGATCATGGCAATTGGTCTGATAGGCATTTTCTATGTCATTAATACACGTCAGCAACAGGCGGACCAGCCAGTGAAACAAGAGATAGTCGATCAGGATCAGCCTTCCATTGGAGACGATGCCAAAGGCGGGGATCAAGTAAGTTCTCCAGACTCGGAATCCGATGAGTCCTCGGAAGAAGAACCCGAAGCTACGGATGAAGAGACCACCGCGGATGCAGATAAGACATCTGGAGCAGCGACACCTGACACTTCAGGCAATACCAATAGTGGGAAAGCAGAATCCGGAACGAAAAAACCTGTGGCAGATTCGACACCGTCGGGCACCAAGGGAAATGCAGGTGTGGATCAGGAATCAGGGACGTCGAAACCTTCCAATTCAGCGAAGGATGTCACGATTAACTTTGTGGGTGATATTCAATTCTCGGGCAAAGTTGCTGAGTTGCTGGATAAGAACGGTTATGATTATCCCTTTGCCAAACTCGGCAGATTATTCAAGGATGATGATCTTACCATCGGCAACTTGGAGACACCGATAACCCTGGGTGGTACTGGTGCAGTCGACAAAACCTATGTATACAAATCTTCGCCCAAAGCATTGGCGGCAATGGCCTCTGCGGGTTTTGATGCTGTCAATTTGGCTAACAATCATATTCTGGATCAGGGCGTAGAGGGCTTGGTCGATACGTTAACTTATCTCAAGGAATATGGCATAGCTCACACCGGGGCAGGTATGAACAGGGATGAGGCCTATGCACCAGCATATCTGGAACGCAAAGGTATGAAGATTGCATTGCTTGGATTCTCCCGAGTTGTACCGGAAACGAGTTGGAAGGCGGAAGGCAATCGGGCTGGCGTGGCTGAAGCCTACGATTCCACAGGAGCAGTCAAAGCGATCCAGGAGGCCCGTAAGAAGGCTGATCTGGTGATCGTGGTTGCACATTGGGGAGAGGAACGTGTGAGTACTCCGAATAGTGACCAGACCCGATTGGCTCATGAGTTTGTAGATGCTGGTGCGGATCTGGTCATAGGTGGTCATCCTCATGTGTTGCAAGGGTTGGAGTACTATAAGGGGAAGTGGATTGCATACAGTACGGGAAATTTCATTTTCTCCAGATCAACAACCGAAGAGACATGGAAAACGGCGGTATTTCAGGCTCGCTGTAGTCAAGATGCGGCTTGCAGTATGAAAGTTATCCCTTATGAGGCCGGGCTTGGTCAGGCCATTCCGATGATTGATGAGGCGAACAAACTGCTGTTGGAACAGATGGCAAAGCTCTCCCCGGGTATTCGATATGATGGGAATGGAGTCGCTTCACCTAATTAAAAACCTTTTTGAGGAGGGAATCGAATGAACAACCTTTGTGTAGCGCACCGTGGATTTTCTTCTATTGCACCAGAGAATACGATGGCTGCATTTCTGATGGCCATGGAGCGGCCTGAAGTTCAGTGGATGGAGCTTGATGTTCAGTTGTCGCGTGATGGTGTACCAGTGGTCATTCATGATTTTACAGTGGATCGCACGACGAATGGCAAGGGCCTGGTTCGGGAAACCGATTGGGCTGATCTGCAACGTCTGGATGCTGGAGCATGGAAAAACAAGTCTTACAAAGGCGAACGGATTCCGGCGCTAAGTGAATTGTTAGATCGCTCGTGCGGCAGAGTGCGTTTGAACATTGAACTGAAAACGCAGGGAGACATGTACCCGGGTCTGCCTGCGGCTGTTATACATGAAGTGAGAAAAAGACATATGCAAAATGATGTTGTGATCACCTCATTTGAACCAGCCGCTCTGATCGAAGTGAAGAAACTTGCACCGGAGATCCAGACGGGGCTGATTATTGATGCACGACCAGGTGATCTGTTAAACGCCCTGCGGCAGATGAATTGTACATTCCTCTCGATTGGATACACCAATGTAGACAAATCCTTAATGAACGAGATGCGGAGTGCAGGCATTCGGGTGATGGCTTGGACAGTTGATGACAAGACCATTATGAAGAAACTGGCGGCGGTTGATCCA
This window contains:
- the hemY gene encoding protoporphyrinogen oxidase gives rise to the protein MGDKKRRVVVVGGGLTGLSAAFYIRKHYREAGVEPVITLVEKSSSMGGMIETLHRDGFVIEKGPDSFLARKTAMIDLAKELEIDHELVSQNPESKKTYIMQRGKLHPMPAGLVLGIPTELRPFLRSGLVSPAGKLRALMDFVIPPRRTTEDESLGYMIERRLGAEVLENLTEPLLAGIYAGDMRRLSLQATFPQFGEVERDYGSLIRGMMTGRKPAETHTGTKRSAFLNFRQGLQSLVHALVHELQDVDQRLNTAVKSLQRLDGAQTRYRVELGNGEMLEADDVVVTVPTYVASELLKPHVDTAALDAINYVSVANVVLAFEKKEVEHVFDGSGFLVPRKEGRNITACTWTSTKWLHTSPDDKVLLRCYVGRSGDEQNVELPDEALTNLVLKDLRETMGIEAVPIFSEITRLRKSMPQYPVGHLQHIAALREELGSKLPGVYIAGAGYEGVGLPDCIRQAKEMSVQATQELAAD
- a CDS encoding CapA family protein, which translates into the protein MYPPRSERSVKKKKGKRTRNTIIWTVNIVLIMAIGLIGIFYVINTRQQQADQPVKQEIVDQDQPSIGDDAKGGDQVSSPDSESDESSEEEPEATDEETTADADKTSGAATPDTSGNTNSGKAESGTKKPVADSTPSGTKGNAGVDQESGTSKPSNSAKDVTINFVGDIQFSGKVAELLDKNGYDYPFAKLGRLFKDDDLTIGNLETPITLGGTGAVDKTYVYKSSPKALAAMASAGFDAVNLANNHILDQGVEGLVDTLTYLKEYGIAHTGAGMNRDEAYAPAYLERKGMKIALLGFSRVVPETSWKAEGNRAGVAEAYDSTGAVKAIQEARKKADLVIVVAHWGEERVSTPNSDQTRLAHEFVDAGADLVIGGHPHVLQGLEYYKGKWIAYSTGNFIFSRSTTEETWKTAVFQARCSQDAACSMKVIPYEAGLGQAIPMIDEANKLLLEQMAKLSPGIRYDGNGVASPN
- a CDS encoding glycerophosphodiester phosphodiesterase family protein, translated to MNNLCVAHRGFSSIAPENTMAAFLMAMERPEVQWMELDVQLSRDGVPVVIHDFTVDRTTNGKGLVRETDWADLQRLDAGAWKNKSYKGERIPALSELLDRSCGRVRLNIELKTQGDMYPGLPAAVIHEVRKRHMQNDVVITSFEPAALIEVKKLAPEIQTGLIIDARPGDLLNALRQMNCTFLSIGYTNVDKSLMNEMRSAGIRVMAWTVDDKTIMKKLAAVDPELMLCTNRPDVWELAFQETSSRFFRP